Genomic window (Bacillus pumilus):
TTTCGTCCCTTCTCTGCCAAGGTGCCATAAAATCAGCATTTTCCACTTACCACCGATAATGTTCAGCGTCAGCTCTTTTTCGCAATTGAACACTTTATTTTCCATACGTGATGACAACAATATACACTCCTTTTATTACAAACCATTTACCCTTTATCATATACTGCGGCAAAATGGATTGCCTAGCATATGGTCTTCGTTATTGATTTTGTTTTTTGACAAAAGCCATCACAGCCTTTGTCATATCTTGCGCTTCTTTTGGCGCTCTGTCTGATCCAAACCATTTATTCAAGTCACTGTGGCTCAGCGAATGAACCCGAAACACAAACCGAGCGCCTTTATTGTGATTCAGTTTTTCTGCAAATCGGTACACCTCTGGATTTTCCCAGCCTGTAACCAAATAAACAGGCGGTGCATTCGCTTGATTCATATAAGTGACAGGTGATGCCTTTGTCCAGCTCTTCTCCTGTTTGCCGAATACTTTTTTATACGATGGGATAGCTTGTATAAATTGATTGAGGTTTAACGGCCCATCTAAAATCACGATGGAATTGATCGCTTTTGGCGACAGCCCCACACGCTTTAAGTAAGTCGAATCTGTGGCCACTAGTGCCGTCAAATGACCGCCAGCCGAGTGACCCATGACATTGATTTTTGATGAATCGATTTGATACTCATCTGCATGATCCTTCACCCATTTAATGGCGTTTGCCGTATCATCTGCCATCTGCTCATAGTTGGCATCAGGGTGAAGCCTGTAATTCATTGAAACAAACACATACCCTTGACCGGTAAAATAATCAGCCTTTGAAGCGACTCTATTCTTATCGCCGCCCGTCCAGCCGCCGCCATGGAGATAGATCATGACTGGATGCTTCTTCTTGTCTTCATCTTTGCCCTTCGGCATATACATATCGAGTGTTTGCTGTTTGTTTTGTGTGTCTGCATAATGGATATTCGTCGTCGGCTTAGGTTGGTTGAAACGGAACACAAAGAATGCGCACACCAATAAGCCAGCGATGACTGCCGCAAATAAAAGCCATTTCATGATTCGATTCAATGTGTCATTGCACCTTTCTATGTTGGGATGGGGAAGACGGAATGTCCAATAAAAACTAGAATCGTCTGTTAAGTACAAACCTTTGATTTGAACAGAAGAGACGTTGGTAAATTTCAGATGAATGTCTGCTTATAGATTCGGGGATTCATAAGAGATGTGCAGAACAATACAGTTGATCAAGTCGTAATGTTCATTATACTCTTTAAAGTAGTGAAATTCATTGATTTGCTTTAGATGGTTGATATCAAAATCAGGGATTTGTTTCTGGATTTTTTCATTTAAAAACCATGTCATTGTTTGGCCTCCAAGAGGTTATTGTATAAGTGCAATGATTCGTTTTCTTGTTTCTTCATGGTATTGAACATAGGAATGCAATAAAGGATATGATTCAAGGATATATTGATACGATTTGATTTGGGGATATTGCTCTTCAAATGACTGACGCAGCACGTTTAACTGTTTTTTTGGTATTCGTTTATGATCGATCACATAACTTAAGCTGCCTGCAACAAGTGAAAAAAATAAATAAAAGTCATCTGAAAATATACCAGTTTCTGCTTCAAAAGAGACGATTTCATCTGGATAAGATGAATCTAATAAGTATTGATAACGTTGTTTTAAATCATCGAATAAACCTTGTTTATCTCGGCTGATTTTCATGGACCTTTCCCCTTTCTTTCAATGTTTATAATCAAACACTCTCCTAACGTATTTTTCAGAATGAACTCTATCCTTAGAGTGTCACAGAGTTTTTAAATATTCTTCAAATGAAATAAAGTCCGCTTTTTTTCGAAATTCGCTTAAGATTTTCTGATCTCCTGTAAAAATAACATCTGTCGAATCAAAAAATCCGATTTCAAACATAGCTTGAGGAATAACGGGTGTATAATTCACGTTCCAATATCGTTCATTATCTTCAATTTGAGGTATTGAACTAATATTCAAATGATCTACATGACGAGGCAACGCGGTCAAAACAGCGAAAATAA
Coding sequences:
- a CDS encoding alpha/beta hydrolase, producing MNRIMKWLLFAAVIAGLLVCAFFVFRFNQPKPTTNIHYADTQNKQQTLDMYMPKGKDEDKKKHPVMIYLHGGGWTGGDKNRVASKADYFTGQGYVFVSMNYRLHPDANYEQMADDTANAIKWVKDHADEYQIDSSKINVMGHSAGGHLTALVATDSTYLKRVGLSPKAINSIVILDGPLNLNQFIQAIPSYKKVFGKQEKSWTKASPVTYMNQANAPPVYLVTGWENPEVYRFAEKLNHNKGARFVFRVHSLSHSDLNKWFGSDRAPKEAQDMTKAVMAFVKKQNQ
- a CDS encoding YxiJ family protein, giving the protein MKISRDKQGLFDDLKQRYQYLLDSSYPDEIVSFEAETGIFSDDFYLFFSLVAGSLSYVIDHKRIPKKQLNVLRQSFEEQYPQIKSYQYILESYPLLHSYVQYHEETRKRIIALIQ